ACGGATGGGGCTGAGTCTGAGAGGCCGTGAGGCACAGGGAGCCCACTGTCCCACAGTGTTGTGTCAGGTGGCTGGTGCCCAGacgctcacactctctccacCTCACTCTCCCTGGTCAGCCATGGTTTCCCAGAGATTTCTGTTCCTCCAGCATGGAGGTCGGACTCCGGTCTCCACTGTGCCTCCCCTGCCGTGGCTTGCTCTCTCCTGTTCGTTGTGCTGGTTCCATGCTCCCTGTGTGTCGTAAAGGCACACTCCGGCGGCGGGTGGGCCATTTGACCCTCTGGGCGTTGCCCAGCCACCCCCGTCCTGGGCTTTGGGACGAGGAGGCAGCTTGGGCTCAGTCTGCGACGTTGGCTCCCGACAGGCCGACCTTGGCCCCCGCCCAGCTGACCAGCTTCTTCGGGGCGCTCGAGTCCGTGCTGAGGTACCGGGCCACCGTCGTGCAGGCCTTCAAGGACATGAACCGCTTCACAGTGAACGAGACAGTGCTGTCCACCAAGGATGTCCTCGTCCTCCTGCACAAGTGGAGCCTCATCGAGAGAGATGCCAAGCTCCAGGACGACCTGAGAGCAGCCATTGAGAAATACGAAGTCAAGGAGCTGCTGAGTGAGTGTCGGGACCCGACTGGCGTTCCCCAGACTGTGCCCAGCTCCCCACAGAGCACCCAGCGGTTTGCCTCTCTGAGCAGCGTTTCCAAAGCTGTCGGGGCTTAGGAACAGGGCACACCTGTCCTCGTAGCCCTGCAGAGGTTGCTGGGGAGGCCTGGCTTTGAGCTCTGGCTCTGCCACAGCCGGTGCTCGccatgagggggaggggcggtggtGAGGATGAAGCGGGTTCATCGTGATGGCAGCGGGGACCGTCACAGGCCCACGTGCACTCGCCGCGCTCCAGGCGTAGGAACGTGTCCTGTTGGGGCCGAGCCCTCGGGGCCTGTAGGCCGCCCTTGCGGCACCCGCCCTCCACCTGGAGCTGCGTGGGGACGGGAGCGTCGGTCTCACTGCCTTCCTCTCCGTGTACAACAGAAATGTGCAAGGATAAGAACAAGCCCGCCGTGCCAGCCCGAGCTAAAGGCCCGCGGGGCCGAAagaggaggcctggggaggcGGAGGAGACGACCGACCCTGAGCTGCAGGCGTCCACCTTGGAGACGTGCAAGGGCCTCCTGAGGTCCATACTGACCCACTGGGGGCCCGCGTTCCCCGGCCCTGACTGCGCTCGGGGCCCCGTGGACGGGGCTGCCCCTGAGAGCGAGGCCCCGGGCCTCGCGTGCGCCGCCGCCTCCCTGGCGGTCGGCTGGGTGCTGCGGTCGGTGGCCGAGCGCCCGCCCGGCAGGGCAGAGGCTTTGGGACTCCTTGGCTGGCTGAAGAGCCACATCTTGCCACAGCCGGTGGTCGTGGCAGAGCTTCTCGGGGACCGTGCTGTGAGGAGTAGCATCTTCAGGCTGTACAGCCAGTCCTGCAGCGCCGAGCAGCTGACGGGCCCCGCGCAGAGCGTGGCCTGCCTCTTCAACACGGTCATGCTGCAGCTGGCGGCCCAGGGCCCGGCGGGGAGCGCCTTCCGCCCGGCGGTCGAGACCCTCTGCCTCTCGTCTCTGAAGGAGAAGGACGAAGCCACTCGAGGTGAGGCTGGTTCGCTCGTCAGAGGCTGAAGGAATGCACTAATGGGTGCGGGGTCCGGAGCAACTCCCGGTCCTTGGAGCCTGTCGGGGACCCTTGATGAAGTATGGATGGGGCCCAACCTAAACCCAGTTTGCCATGGGGCCGTGAGCGGGCAGGGAGGAAGCCTCTGCTCTCTGGTCAAGTGCCAGTGACGATTGTGTTTGCAGTGGAGAAGTAAGTGCCCCTCAGAACCGCTGCACAGCAGCGGCTTTGCTACATTTCAGCCATTAACTCAAGTGAAGATTACGCTTCACAGCAGTGCGGATGGATGCCTGGGTAcagatgcgtgtgtgtgtgtgtgtgtgtgtatttgcatatatGTGCACAAGCACGAAAATACGCACACAGTTTATGTGCTTGGCACTTAGCAGGTGCTTAGTGAGGGATTAAGtgcaggaatgaatgaatgaaccagcaGCAAAGGCTTAAAAGGCTAAGGAGAACAGAGGGAGGCTGACCATGTGCACGTGGCCTCCTCCATCTGAGAGGGTTGTTCCTTTCACGGAGGGATGTAAGGGGACCAGGAAAGAGAGATGGGCCAGCAGCCGAGGCAGGTGAACTCACCCTGGGAGTGACCTCTTCTCTCATCTGGATGCCGTCAGGGAGTTGAGTCTGTGCCTGGGAAACCCTGTCCTCTGGCCCATGCTATTGACGAAATGGCGTGAAGGGATCCTTGGAACCTCTTCTCAAACCACGGTTCTGGTTCTCAGCACGGGTGGTCAGGACCAAGAAGAAAGTTGGCTTGTAGTAACTTTTTTTCACGTTCCACACACATTGATCAAAtagaaagatgaatttttttaaaagaaaaaagattaaccccaaatttaagcaaaattaatttgttttgaacACCTGCTCACCTCCTGTTGCCAGAGGCATGTGGCACCGTTTACTTGGGTACCGAGCAAAGCTCCCATGTCCCCAGGCGTGTGGGTGGGGTGACTTGTTTTCCAGCGGAGTAGCTTTGTGTCCTGATGGCCTTGTTGCCCTCTTCCTCAGCCACCGCAGCGTTCCTGGTGTCTCTGTACATTAAGGACGTCTGGCTGGGGGCTCAGCGGCCAGACACCCTCCTAACCCACATCCAGATGATCCGTGACGCCACAGAGGACGCGCCAAAGGGTGACAAGGAGGCTGTCGTCATGCTCTGCAAGGACATGGCCGCCTTGGTCCCCAACGCTTGACGCCCTGCCCTCCGGCGCCTTCTGGCACCAAGTTCTAGAAGGTTAGTTGAGTCGAGGGTTTCCGTGGAAAGCCCGTATAATGACAAGTTCTGTCAGTGTTAACTCCGTTTCCTGACAGGCGAAGTTGGCTTTGTTTAACTCAACGGTGAATGATAAGCTCCGGGGACTGCGTGCACAAAGCGGTCAAAGCCCAAGCAGGCCTGGGTGCTTCCGGCCCACAGGCCCATTCAGTGTTCACACGGGGAGGACCCTTCCTCTTGGCTTCAGTGCTCTTCAAAGAAAATACCTCAAGTTGAGGTAACGCTTCTGAGCACTGAAGGGATTTGTGGATATTAAAGCTAAAGGGTCCAAGAATAGAAGGCGTCAGATAAAGGAGCATGAGGAGAGGTGCTTCAGCTTTTCTTTCCGGTGAAGTCTTACACAGATGTGTACAACTTCTTGAGTGttaattattttagtaaataaaagggtattatgctaaatccTTACAGTATAAAAGCGATTTGATCTCTGTCTTGGGAAGaaagcctgtattttttttttttaattgtttcaaaggGAGGATTTGGGATTCTATAACTTGTTAATAAACGTCTATTTTTGTTACGCTTTTGTGTTTTGCTTATGGATGGTAATAGGCCGTTTCATTTCACAGCAGCCTGCGTCGTAGAGGGTCAGCACCTGACTCTTAACCTTCCTATAGCAATTGGCACAGCGGCTGGCGAACCCAGTGGAGTTGTGGAGCCTGGACGCTTGGAGCTCGGTGTGTGCCTGCGTCCCTCCCGCACGCCGTGGCCCCCGGTTGTTTTTAACGACCTCAGGTTTTAACCAAGATACGAGTGACACCTGTCTGCCTCCAGTCCCTTTACCACGTATGGGCTCATTGTCTAGAAAGCAGGGGGTGgaccctcccctctgcccacccccccgccccctgacACAACACTCGCAACAGCGTTTTCTGAGAACATTCCCATGTCAGAATCCTGCTCTTAGGTTCAAGTTAGAAGAGCCCCGTGTTCTTTCTCGCCCTTTTTCTGCGTCTCTGGAGCTCGTGAGCCTCCCCTCCCTCGTCTCCCTTTCTAGCCCACCACCCCCGAGTAAGGCGAGGCTGAGTCTGCCGTCAACTTGGGGAATTAACCGTCAGCCCGCGTCGGCGGCAGTGGGCTGTATGGGCTTTGTACTTGGGCGCCGTCTCCCTGCCAGAGCCAGGCTGTCGGGCGCTGGAGGACTGAGTCCGTCAGAGGGCTCACACCAGAGGTCCCATAAAGTCACCCAGATGGGACCCATCCTCCCAGCCCAAAGACATTCTGTGGCAGGATTCTGATGCAGACCCCCTCCCCTTGGGCTTTGTCTTTTAAaggcttcgggggggggggggggtcgggagTGTGACCGCAGTCAGCTGGCCTGGCAGGTGTGCGCCACCCTGTCTGGGAAAGAGTGGGAGtcagtgggggatgggaaggaactTCCCAGGCCCTCCCTGGGTGTCCTGAAGAAGGTTCCAATCAGCTTAGAACTCAGGGTTGCTAAATACTACGGCAGTTAGTAGTTGAAGCTAAAAAGTGGCCCAGTGAAGATGAGcgagcaaatttttttttaatttatatgtgttttatttttttgaccttCCCAAAGTGCATAAGGAGTAAGTATGCTGGTGAAATGCACTAAAAATCTGCAACATCTGGGGCTACTTCCCCGTGCTAGCCGGGCTGCTGCAGGCCCTGGATGATGCATGCCAGTGCCCCCTCGTATAGCGTATCTTGAGCCAGTCACGCTTCCTGCTACACGTAAGCAGGCTTTTCGAAGGCACTTGTGGGTCCGGGTTGGTTTGAGTTCACCAGGCGTTTGCTGACGTCCAGGCTACAGTTGAGAGGTTCTGTCTCCCGGGAGGGGTCCCCCCTCCTCGTCCCTGTTGTCAGCTGCTGCCGTGGGGGGGTCCCCATCGAGACCCGGCTCCCAGAAGAGAGCAGGGTGGATCTgcggggcaggtggggcagggcggAGGGGCTGCCGGCTGCAGCTGCCGCTCAGGGCAGGATGCTCTGCTGCCTGGCTCCTTGCCCGAGCCCGGGGGAGCCTGTGGGGTGCCTCCGGACGCAGAGCGGGAGGTTGAGGCCGCGACTCCAGGGGCGTGTTGGGTGGTGGTGGGCGTTGTTCCTGTGGACAAAGCAGATGGGAGGCAGGCATCAAAGCTGGCGAGAGAACTTACTGGATGCTTTCCTGTTACACCCTGCTGCCGGCCCAAAGCCCGTAGAGAAGGCACGCGGGGCAAGGGCACCTCGGCCAGGGGAGCAGACCCTGGGGGCGGGTCAGCCGGCTCACAAAGGTCACCCCTGTGCAGAAATGGAAGATGACAGGCAGTGCTTGACGGTGACCCAGACCCTACGTTGACGACTAGTTCTCTCTGAGGTCACGTCTCCCTCATGTGTCCGTTCACGACGGGGAGCGGGCAGGCCGGCCTTCCGTCCGTCCACAGGTTTGAGTGTAGAGCTCAGGTACCTGTGCCTCCAGCCAACTTGTATCTCAGCCAGGAATCTGCTCTCTGGATGCCTCTCCTGAGCGCCAGGGGCAGTGGGCACGGCCGCCTGACGTGAGCTGGCCCGCCCCGTCCCGCCTGCCCTCCGTCTCATCATTGATGGGGGACCGTGATCGCCTCTTAGGTGTCATCAGGGTGACGTGAGGTGATGCGTGGCCGGAGAACTAGTTTCAACTAGTTGCAATCCTGACATGAAtgcggaggctcagagagggggccTGAAGGAGCAGAGCCCTCCTTTCACATGATGCCGgcagacttgttttttttttttgaggcttgaAAGAGCACCTCCTCAGGGAGCAACCCTGCGTCTGTCTCCCAGATCTTACTGAAGACCCAGGTGGCTCCCTTGAGCCCTCCCTGTCTGTTACAGTGTCTGGAGGGTGCTTTCTCTGGTGCCGGGGAACAGCATCATCCATTTGCCCTGTAAAGTTGCAGCCCTGAAGACACCCGGGACCCCTCAGCCTCGGCCGCCTGTGTGCCCACTGGGCCGGAAGCTTTCTCTTGCAAACCGTCCCTGGCACAGGGCTGGCCACGAGCCACCTCAGAAAGCTGGTTTCGTTCATTTATCCCCCAGGTACCTCTTGGGGCTATAAATCTGCCCAAATTTCACGTGAGTGgtaaaaactagaagaaaaggaCGGAGGTCTGCCTTTGCTCAGAAGCTGGCCCGGCCTCCCCCCGTGACCAGAGGGAACCGGAAGTGACTTGGTGAGTCACCCCTggcagggcagggtggaggagggagacgGAGCCCCCTTGAAGCTGGTCCGGGCGTGCACAGATGGGCAGGTCCTCCCTGAGCCAGCGGCGGGACGCACCCAGGTGGCCAGGCTGCCCTCTCGTTTTTCAGGGCCTTCCCgctgcctgccccctcctctcAGAGCAGCTCTGCTCATCTGCCTGCTGCTCAGCATCCTGTGCCGGCTCCCGGTCTCCACTCCCCAAGACTGCCTGGCCCATGATGGTGTCCGGCCCCAGTCTTCGCCCGGGATCGCTCTGCTACCTGGCCCCACGTTTCAGGGGAGTTTGGGCAGCCCTGGTCCCATCAGCTAAGGCAGAGATAGGCAGTCCCTTGTTATAGGGTCCCTTGTTAGGACAGTCATTTTAGACCGCAGTAGCCGTTGGGGGCAGATTAAGCCAGAAGAGGAAATCGGATGTGGTAAGCCAGTTGTCTAGCACAGGAATTAACATCTAATGAgctagggtcgcctgggtggctcagtccgttgagcatctgatttcagctcaggtcatgatgtcaccgttcgtgagttcgagccgcacgttgggctccctgctgtcagcccagagctggctttggatcctctgtctccctctctctgcccctcccccgctcgctcccttgctcgctctcaaatataaataaacattttcaaaaaatgtgtaaCGAGCTAGGTTAATTACTAGCTAATTCTTGGGGCTCCTAGATCTTACCGAATTTAACCCCtaaggcacatagtaggtattcaatagcACATGGTGGTCATAGATGCCTAAGTTTGGGTCCCATTTTCCTGGTGAGTTGTTTGGCAAGACCTAACTGGCGTGTGGGGTCATTTAGGCTCTATTTTCTCTAACAACTTCATTGAGATACACACAGTaaagttcacccatttaaaacCTAAAACTCCAGATCTTCAGTATATTCCCAGAGTTACACAACCATCAACACAATCTGCTTTAGAATATTCTAGATGTTTCATAGCAATGGAATCAGTCATACAATACAGGcccttttgtgtctagcttctatCCCTCAGCACAGTGACTCTGAAGTTCATGCGTGTTGCAGAAGGAATCGgtgatttattcctttttgtggccACATAACATTCCGCTGCGTGGACGTGCGGCCGCTCGCTGTTTAGCCACGTGACTTACCTGTacacgtgcccccccccccccccccgcacccttACTCACCTCACCTGCGAGGACCCTGACCAGGACATGTAGAGCAGGATGAGGAAGAGAAGCATGACGAAAAATGCCAGGCTCACCCAGAAGGCAATGACAATCAGATCTGCGGGAGGGAGAGTGCATCTCAACGTCACTGTGACACCACCAGAAGCCCAAGGCGAGGGGACGTGAGGGCCCCCGAGCAGCGTGGAAATAGGGCCCCGAGTGTTGGCATCCTCTCGTCTTCCGGCCTCTCAGCAGTGACCACCGGGAAGGTTTTTCCACTGACAAGAACCTTGGGAAGGAACAGGCCGGCAGGGAAGCGGCCTTTTCCCAGAGCAACTAGCT
The Panthera tigris isolate Pti1 chromosome C2, P.tigris_Pti1_mat1.1, whole genome shotgun sequence genome window above contains:
- the LOC102953038 gene encoding melanocortin-2 receptor accessory protein; the protein is MANQTNASTLYDSYEYYLDYVDLIPVDERKLKANKYLIVIAFWVSLAFFVMLLFLILLYMSWSGSSQVRNNAHHHPTRPWSRGLNLPLCVRRHPTGSPGLGQGARQQSILP